In one window of Gossypium hirsutum isolate 1008001.06 chromosome A01, Gossypium_hirsutum_v2.1, whole genome shotgun sequence DNA:
- the LOC107901972 gene encoding uncharacterized protein has protein sequence MRIRKRQAQLPSSSISPPPLSSDPNFNRSPVVQLPPLRQPLPPADHPNHPIRRQKPTQGPDSSAFPETTTLHGGEELKKKEDYLVLKHEGEEERGENGEKSNYTARKKNDFDEELGTGSLSLQGVGSWCEGEKAFPLKKRRGSFERIMQKKDDIINDHNYNSGKKKGRNGALMEGSRCSRVNGRGWRCCQQTLVGYSLCEHHLGKGRLRCITSVRSRSLGSNNNNAGMKEEQPLLSKQEEKPLMTTIKKRVKLGMVKARSISSLLGQNDNVIAVTDDNNINN, from the exons ATGAGGATCAGGAAAAGGCAAGCTCAGCTACCTTCCTCTTCGATTTCACCACCACCTCTTTCATCAGATCCCAACTTTAACCGGTCTCCGGTGGTGCAACTTCCGCCTCTGCGGCAGCCTCTTCCACCTGCTGATCATCCAAATCACCCGATCCGAAGGCAGAAACCGACCCAAGGCCCTGATTCATCAGCTTTCCCCGAAACAACAACATTACATGGTGGAGAAGAgctaaagaagaaagaagattACTTG GTTTTGAAGCATGAAGGAGAGGAGGAAAGGGGAGAAAATGGAGAGAAGAGTAATTATACTGCCAG gAAAAAGAATGATTTTGATGAAGAACTAGGAACTGGGTCTCTATCCCTTCAAG GTGTTGGGAGTTGGTGTGAAGGAGAGAAGGCATTTCCGTTGAAGAAAAGAAGAGGGAGCTTCGAAAGAATAATGCAGAAAAAGGATGATATTATCAATGACCATAATTATAATAGTGGGAAGAAGAAAGGTCGAAACGGTGCGTTAATGGAAGGTTCAAGGTGCAGTCGTGTTAATGGAAGGGGATGGCGATGTTGTCAACAAACGCTTGTTGGTTACTCTCTTTGTGAACATCATTTAGGCAAAGGAAGGCTTAGGTGTATTACAAGTGTTCGAAGCCGATCGTTGGGtagcaataataataatgcagGAATGAAGGAAGAGCAGCCGCTATTATCGAAACAAGAAGAGAAGCCATTGATGACGACGATAAAGAAGAGAGTGAAGCTGGGGATGGTTAAAGCTCGATCGATAAGCAGTTTGCTAGGCCAAAACGACAATGTAATTGCCGTAAcagatgataataatattaataattaa